The Aedes albopictus strain Foshan chromosome 2, AalbF5, whole genome shotgun sequence region ccgaaaacacaaactcttcaattaatctattaattgattttttctgtttggagacaagtgcagttccaagcaccgtgcattactccctgcgccgtagagctagtgctgcgattgtctctcgcacaatttcgaaagctctcactcatacgtctcttgtctctcggcaaaacgggagacgagcacttgcgattgtgtgaagcacacgcttttttcgcaccgaaCGGTGCATGCCGTCAATCTCTGCTTTGTttatcaacaaaacataaaaataggACGTTTACATTCCAAAACTCAGTTGAACTATAAAGTGCACATATTATCTGAGTAGTAGCCACGATTTTTACTTTTATTAAAATAGTTCCagcaaaatattcataaatttaacattactttgaaaaagtaacaaaaatgtgaCCCTCGAATCGTTgcctgcaaaagaatgaaaacaaaatttcccaaaaataatattctatatgcggattctatacataatgagctatatgaattttcattttactttataaaaatattacaatatctttgttatgttcatatgttttgaaatattgtacctagacggggtgacttgcaacactcattttcttaacaattcaaagtccagaaaaacgaaatattgtttGTTAAACTGATAATTCACCAGCAAAAGTTTGGAGGATcatcatatgaactgaaaaatacattaaaacttatgttaaattaacacttagtaacttggtgttttagagcccaatatttccatataaaaattcacaattcagtttcctatgtaaaaacaaatgcaaaaataTGAATGCCAGCCCAAACGATATCACAATAGTAGCAAGAATACTTatcaaatatgcttgaaactaAAAATTTATATCTGCTtgtttgaaaagggatttacattAGGTGTGTTTCGGGGTGACGAACGACGTCTTGTATCAAAAACGACCTTATTTGaatttttcaacatgaaaaaataaatcaatctataacttgttcactctattttatagaggggccggctattaaaactattacaaatactttgaattttaaaattgagtttaatcaacattttttgttaattgaagctgaaaagtgttgcaagtcaccccgtttgacggtacgaaGCATTTTTTCAACGATTGATTCAAATATTTGGTAAGTGCGgttgattgaccactcgcggcgctggcattATTTtggttcctgtttgacgtttgctcactactgccacctagtggtGGTTTAGCCAAACACAGTACGATTAGCATTAGGCGGTTGCATGTAAACATGTTTTCAATCACGACGGTACTCAGAGAGAACGGTGAGAGATTTCACCCGGACCGCTACGATTATTGGTGGAGTTTATCTTCTCGCcaccccggcaaactttttgcttttttctacaccgtgtattttaaatgggtgctgggtaccgggataccctgccggccacatgaGGGTTAACAGCACTTCATTCCTCAGACTTTTGGCTGGAACAAGAAACCCTCCACGGCGCcctggattctgagagaatcctcttcaggattctgagagaatcctcttcaggattctgagaaaatcgtcttcaggattctgagaaaatcctcttcaggattcggagagaatcctgttcaggattcggggagaatcctgttcaggattcggagagaatcctgttcaggattcggagagaatcctgtgcaggattcggagagaatcctgtgcaggattcggagagaatcctgtgcaggattcggagagaatcctgtgcaggattcggagagaatcctgtgcaggattcggagagaatcctgtgcaggattcggagagaatcctgtgcaggattcggagagaatcctgtgcaggattcggagagaatcctgttcaggattcggagagaatcctgttcaggattcggagagaatcctgttcaggattcggagagaatcctgttcaggattcggagagaatcctgttcaggattcggagagaatcctgttcaggattcggagagaatcctgttcaggattcggagagaatcctgttcaggattcggagagaatcctgttcaggattcggagagaatcctgttcaggattcggagagaatcctgttcaggattcggagagaatcctgttcaggattcggagagaatcctgttcaggattcggagagaatcctgttcaggattcggagagaatcctgttcaggattcggagagaatcctgttcaggattcggagagaatcctgttcaggattcggagagaatcctgttcaggattcggagagaatcctgttcaggattcggagagaatcctgttcaggattcggagagaatcctgttcaggattcggagagaatcctgttcaggattcggagagaatcctgttcaggattcggagagaatcctgttcaggattcggagagaatcctgttcaggattcggagagaatcctgttcaggattcggaaagaatcctgttcaggattcggagagaatcctgttcaggattcggagagaatcctgttcaggattcggagagaatcctgttcaggattcggagagaatcctgttcaggattcggagagaatcctgttcaggattcggagagaatcctgttcaggattcggagagaatcctgttcaggattcggagagaatcctgttcaggattcggagagaatcctgttcaggattcggagagaatcctgttcaggattcggagagaatcctgttcaggattcggagagaatcctgttcaggattcggagagaatcctgttcaggattcggagagaatcctgttcaggattcggagagaatcctgttcaggattcggagagaatcctcttcaggattcggagagaatcctcttcaggattcggagagaatcctcttcaggattcggaaagaatcctcttcaggattcggagagaatcctcttcaggattcggagagaatccttttttaggattctgagagaatccttttttaggattctgagagattcctcttcaggattctgcgacaatcctcttcaggattctgggagaatcctcttcaggattctgagagaatcctcttcaggattctgagagaatccttattGGATAGTGCTATCGTATGATCAACCTGAGATTGTTCAATCGCAGTAGTCATTTGTTATTTGAAGACATTTGTAATGTTCACACAGTAATTTATTCTCGTTCAAACCTTCAACAAATACAGACATTATCAATTGTTAGTCTCAGTTTTACTTGCCCGGTTCAAATCCACACTTGCCTTCCAAGAGGTTATGGGCCCTCGGCTGTGAATCCGGAACAAGAATAAGgttgttgaagattttttgaagttgACGAATCCAGGAGCAGCAGATCAAAATGGGCGATCGGATGGTGTGTTTCCCGAAGTTGAACGGCTTTAAAATGAAGTTGCTTCTGACCAAAGAAGGTTGCTGGAAGGTCGTCAATGAACCGAAGCCGAACCCTGCTCCTGCAAATTGGACCGAAAAAGACGAACAAGCCCTAGCGACAATTGGTTTGGCCGTCGAGGATAGTCAGCTCGTCCACATTAGGAAGGCCAAGACTGCAGCTGAAGCCTGGAAAAGTTTGGAGAATTTCCATGTGAAGCGGACTCTGAGTACCAAGGTCTCGATCATGCGTAGGATTTGTGCGCTGCGACTGGAGAACAACGGTGACATGGAGATCCATATCGGAAGATTGGTGGAACTATTCGACAAACTCAACGGACTTCAACCCGACAAGGTACTGGATGAAAGTTGGCTGGTGGCAACCATGTTCAGCAGTCTCTCTGAAGAATACGATACGCTTGTGACGGCATTGGAGGCCAGATCTGAAGACGATTTGACGCTGGATCTTGTAAAAGGTAAGCTAGTTGATGAGTGGAGCAAGCGGAGAAATCGTGGAAGCATTGAAGACTCAGAAACGGCGCTTCAAACTGGTCCGAAGGTCATGAAATGTTTATTCTGCAAGAAACCCGGTCATCAAAAGGTGGATTGTCAGAAATTCAAGGCCtggaaagaaacacagaagaagagATCGAAAACTTCCAAGGAGAAAGTCAACAGTGtgcatcaaggcgacgatgacgAGCATTGGGGTTTCTGCGTTGAAGATTCAGCTACTCGAGATGAACGTTGGATCCTGGACTCAGGTGCTACGTGCCACATCGCAAACTACCGAAGTTTTTTCGATTCACTGGATGAAGGTATATGTGAAGACATTTGGGTAGCAAACGGAACCAAAGTGAAGTCCTCTGGCCGTGGATCTGGAAAGCTTGAATTGCTGGACCGTGCTGGAAATAAGCGAACGGTTACGATGGATGCGGTGCTGTTTGTACCAGAAATGAAATCAAACCTGATGTCAGTGAAGCGTTTAGTACAAAAGGATTACACGGTGAGTTTTGATCGTAACGGTGCGGAAATTTCACGAAATGGAGTCGTTGGAGCCATAGCAAAACAGCGAAACAACTTGTTTGTCCTGGAAACGTTGAAGGAATCTGCATCATTGGTTACGTCTGGAGAACACTGTATCCATGAATGGCATCGGCGTTTCGGCCACCGTGATTGTGAAGCTGTGAAGAAGTTGAGCGATTTGGCGATCGGTGTGAAGTACAAAAGGTGCGACTGCAGCAGTGAATGTGAAGTTTGCATAAAGGGAAAAATGCAACGTCTCCCGTTTCCGGAGACGTCCCAGAGCAAGTCAAGTGAAATCCTGGAACTAGTGCACAGTGACGTTTGTGGCCCCATGCGAACTGCAACTCCAGGAGGAAGGAGGTTTTTCCTAACACTAATAGACGACTATAGCAAGTACACAACGGTTTATGTTTTGCGCAGGAAGTCAGAAGTACTATCGAAGCTGAAAGAGTTCGTAGAAATGACGAAGACTCAGTTTGGACGAAAACCCAAGATCATACGCTCGGATCGAGGCGGCGAGTATACCGGAAACGATGTGAAAGCATATCTGAAGCAAAATGGAATCAAGTTTCAGTACACAGCACCGTACACGCCCGAGCAGAATGGAACAGCAGAACGCAAGAACAGAAGTTTGGTCGAGATGGCAAGGTGTATGTTGATTGATGCTGATTTGCACAAACGTTTTTGGGGAGAAGCAGTGATGACAGCGAATTATCTACAAAATCGCCTACCGTCAAAGGCAATTGAAGGAACCCCTTACGAACGATGGTTCGGATCGAAACCAAGTCTCAAGCACATCCGTCGTTTTGGTACTGATGCATACTGTCACGTTCCTGGTGAGAAGCGGGTCAAGCTGGATGAAAAGGCGATCAAACTGAAGTTTGTTGGCTACAGTGAAGAGTCCAAAGCTTATCGTTTGCTGGATATCGCTACTGGAAAACTGACCATAAGCCGTGACGTGAAGTTCCTGCAATCCTCCAATGTGGTTAACGTTGATGATTCTTTGAAAGAAGTTGTTGTGCCATTGGAAGCTAATCGTGATGCTGAACCTGAAGGTGATCGTGAACTTGGCTGTGGAGTTGCGAACGATTCTGACGATGAATACTGGTTCTCTGATGACGCGAATACAAGCACATCTAGCGAAGACACCTTTGTGGAGCTTGAAGCGGATAATGAAGTCGAGCAATTGAGACGATCAACCAGATCTACCAAAGGTAAGATGCCGAATAAGTATGCTTGTAGTGCCGAAGCTGAAGTTCAGGAGGAGCCACGAAACGTCCGTGAAGCACTGTCATGCCCCCAGAAGGTGCAGTGGCGAGAGGCAATAATGGAAGAGTTGCAGTCTATCGAGTCGAATCAAACTTGGGAACTGGTTGACCTGCCCCCGGGAAAACGTGCTATTGGCTGCAAATGGGTTTTCACACGGAAACGAAACTCGAATGGACAAGTTCAACGTTACAAGGCGAGATTAGTGGCCCAAGGATTTAGTCAACGTTACGGCACAGACTACTACGAAGTTTTTGCTCCCGTCGTTCGACAAGCAACTTTCCGGACGCTGATGAGTGTGGCTGCCAAGCGAAAAATGATGGTGAAACAATTTGATGTGAAGACCGCTTTTCTCCATGGACAACTTGAGGAGGAGATATTTATGAAACAACCTCCAGGGTTTGCAGTCAAGAATGCTGAAAACAAGGTTTGCCGCTTGAAGAAAAGCTTATACGGATTAAAACAGGCGGCCCGTGCCTGGAATCAACGGCTTCACGAAGTACTGCTGTCCATTGGTTACGAACAAGGCGAAGCTGACCCATGCTTGTACCGGAAATGCGTGAATGGCAAGTGGAGTTACGTCCTTATTTATGTGGATGATCTCATAGCGGCTAGCGAAGATCCAATGATCGTAGACATCCTGGAACGAACCTTGAAGAGCGAGTTCGAGATTAAAAGCCTTGGAGATATTCGATGTTACTTGGGACTGGACGTAGAACGTAATGAAGCCGGCGATTACTTCATCAGTCAACGGAAGTACATAGCTGATGTAGTTCAATGTGCCAACCTTCAAGACGCAAAGCCATCAAGTATTCCGCTGGATCCTGGTTACGAGAAACATGCTGATCAAGGAACTCCACTCCCGGACAATCAGGTGTATCAACAGATCGTTGGAAAGCTTTATTTGGCGGTGAATTCAAGACCGGATATTTCTGCATCGATATCAATACTGAGCCGGAAGACCGCAAATCCATCGCAACAGGACTGGAATGAGCTAAAGAGAGTGGTACGCTATTCGAAAGGAACCTGCGACATGAAGCTACGCCTGAGCAATATTGGAGAACCTTCCGAACTTGTGGGATATGCCGATGCTGACTGGGCGGAATGCCGTGAAGATAGGAAGTCCAACAGCGGGTACATTTTCCAGTACAACGGTGGCACAATATCTTGGGCGTGCCGCAAGCAGACGTGTGTATCTCTTTCTACTGCAGAGGCGGAGTTTGTTGCATTATCGGAGGCATCACAGGAAGCATTATGGCTGCAACGTTTGCTGAGGGACTTCGGAGAAAATGTATCCATCACTATTCACGAAGACAACCAAAGCTGCCTCCAAATGCTAAACAACGAAAAATTTAGTAACAGAACCAAACATATTGCAACAAGATTTCATTTTGCCAAGCACCTCAAACAGAGCGATATTGTATGTTTCAAATACTGTCCAACAGAAACAATGTTAGCAGACTTATTTACAAAACCGTTATCCAAGAACCGACTGGAACTGCTCAGGAAGATGTGTGGCCTGAATATGAACCAACAACTCACGTTGAGGAGGAGTATTGGATAGTGCTATCGTATGATCAACCTGAGATTGTTCAATCGCAGTAGTCATTTGTTATTTGAAGACATTTGTAATGTTCATACAGTAATTTATTCTCGTTCAAACCTTCAACAAATACAGACATTATCAATTGTTAGTCTCAGTTTTACTTGCCCGGTTCAAATCCACACTTGCCTTccaagaatcctcttcaggattctgagagaatcctcttcaggattctgagagaatcctcttcaggattctgagagaatcctcttcaggattctgagagaatcctcttcaggattctgagagaatcctcttcaggattctgagagaatcctcttcaggattctgagagaatcctcttcaggattctgagagaatcctcttcaggattctgagagaatcctcttcaggattctgagagaatcctcttcaggattctgagagaatcctcttcagtattctgagagaattccttcaggattctgagagaatcctcttcaggattctgagagaatcctcttcaggattctgagagaatcctcttcaggattctgagagaatctttttcaggattctgagagaatcctcttcaggattctgaaagaatcatcttcaggattctgaaagaatcctcttcaggattctagagagaatcctcttcaggattctagagagaatcttcttcaggattctagaaagaatcctcttcaggtttctagagagaatcctcttcaggattctgagagaatcctcttcaggattctgcgagaatcctcgtcaggattctgcgagaatcctcgtcaggattctgcgagaatcctcgtcaggattctgcgagaatcctcgtcaggattctgcgagaatcctcgtcaggattctgcgagaatcctcgtcaggattctgcgagaatcctcgtcaggattctgcgagaatcctcgtcaggattctgcgagaatcctcgtcaggattctgcgagaatcctcgtcaggattctgcgagaatcctcgtcaggattctgcgagaatcctcgtcaggattctgcgagaatcctcgtcaggattctgcgagaatcctcgtcaggattctgcgagaatcctcgtcaggattctgcgagaatcctcgtcaggattctgcgagaatcctcgtcaggattctgcgagaatcctcgtcaggattctgcgagaatcctcgtcaggattctgcgagaatcctcgtcaggattctgcgagaatcctcgtcaggattctgcgagaatcctcgtcaggattctgcgagaatcctcgtcaggattctgcgagaatcctcgtcaggattctgcgagaatcctcgtcaggattctgcgagaatcctcgtcaggattctgcgagaatcctcgtcaggattctgcgagaatcctcgtcaggattctgcgagaatcctcgtcaggattctgagagaatcctcttcaggattctgagagaatcctattcaggattctgagagaatcctttttagttttgagagaattctcttcaggattctgagtgaatcctcttcaggatcctgagagaatcctcttcaggattctgagagaatcctattcaggattctgagagaatcctattcaggattctgagagaatcctttttagttttgagagaattctcttcaggattctgagtgaatcctcttcaggatcctgagagaatccttttcaggattcagagagaatccccttcaggattctcatcgtgttgatgttgatggtaagacctgctcgTCTTGTAAGAAAAGTGGTCACGCTTGGGCGCGAAGATCTGTGGACTGAAGATTGAAGCCCGAGCTGGCGGGACAAAGAACTTAAGCACTAGCACAATGAGCACAATTGAGCTTTCTACTTTTCACAATCGCACACAGATATCTACGTACACTTTTTCTAACCTGCTATATTGAGAAACACGGAAATTAAACTATCTAACTATATCTAATATCACTTTAACACTTACTTAGGCAATCACGGACACTTCCAATATCTTCAAcgatcacggacgaaatgatcgagtctttgaagcctcagataagggaaagtgaATAATCTCGGACGTACCTACTAGGAAGTGAGTCATTTTTCGAAACATTCCGTGTACTGTTGTGACTACACCACTATAAGGATAATTTGAACGATAGTCGTGCTGCTCTCTCTTTCCCATCTTATTCAGAAAGCAAATGGCCTCGACCTACCTATGTAGACGACTGTGGGACGATCTCGATAATTCCGGGATTCTGTTCATCCCGTCTACTGTTTGAATTGTATTTCCTTCTCCCAAGAACTGATGCACCTCAGTTGCATCAGTTGGCAGGTACTTGGCGCCCGTCGCATATTTCTTTCCAATTCTAGGCGCTTTAATTCAACTTGTGTTGGAATTGGACATGTGAAAGTCTAGAGAGAACACCAAAATCAATGAAAAAGCAGCCAATTATTATTATGTACATCTTCTGCATGCCCCATCATAAATACCTCTCACTCCATTTGCGGCTGCGGTGGTGCTTGAGTCTTGTTCCGGCCCATCTTTTCCTGGGCCCACTCGTACGGGTGCGCCTTCTTCCGGTGGGCGTACATGTTGGCTTTGGAATTGAACGTCGTAGCGCAGAACGGGCAGTTGTACAAAATCTCTCCGGTGTGCGATGCCCGGTGCTCTTTCAGCGTTATCGGGTTCTTGAAGCGCTTCTCGCAGAACTCGCACTGGTACTTTTCCGCGCAGTGAACCTTTCGCTTGTGCGATTCCAGAGCGAACTTGTTCGGCGCCTGTTTATTACAAATCTCGCAAATGAAAACTTCGTCCGTTTGGGTGTGCTTGGCGATGATGTGTTTCTTGAGGGTGGTCTTGTTTTGGAGTACCACGTGACATATTTCACATGCGACACTCGTGTCTTCCGACATACCCAAATGCTTTCGCACGTGATTATCGAAGCACTGCTTGGTTTTGAACTCACGTCCACAGGTGTCGCAAATGAGTTTTCCCTCGTCGCTGTGCATGTTGACCATGTGGGCACTGAGAGATCCCTTTCCGGCGAGAACTTTGTCGCATTTAGAGCACTGGAACATTAGGTGTCGGCCCAAGTGAGACGTAAGTTGTCCCTTCTGAATGAAGCTCTTCGGGCATTTGTCACATTTGTAGGGTCGCTCGACTTGTTCAGCGTGGCATTGCATATTGTGCAGCTGCAGGTACTCTTTCGAACTGAAGTTCTTCGAACACAGATCACATCCGTAAAGATGCGGATTCAAGTGGACCTGAATGTGCTCCAGTAAATGGCACCGCTTGAATAGCTTCTTGTTGCAACATCGGTGATAGCCCTTTTGATTATGTTCATCCCGAAAATGCCTCCTCAATTCGATGAACGTTTCTGTGGGAAGCTGACATATTTCACAAATAAATTTGAAATATTCCAGGATCTTCCTGTTCTCCTCTTCGATCTTTTCCCTGGGCTTACTTCGGTATTCTTTCGACGGGTCAAGACCACCATCCGGTTTTGTTTTCTTCGGCTTCAACGGCGCTCTTCGGGTATATTTCCGTTTGGTTCTGGTCACCACTTGTTCCTCTTCAATCTCAGAATCAACATCTTCTTCGCTTTCTTCGTTCCCACTCGCGCCACTTGCTTCCTCATCCAGATCGTCTTTCTCTCCATCCTCCCAGCCGCCGACGCTGCCGCCACCTTCATCGTTCTCCAGATCGGGCTCAACTTTTACCATCTCAATGATCTCACTTTTCGCTTCACCCGCACTCCATTGGTCCGGATCCCGCTTCACATCGCCGCTGCATTCTCCAGTCAGCATCCGTAAATAGGACTGATTCTGTTGCACCTTCTCGGAGAACTCGTAGAACTCTCCAACGATGCTGCAACAACGTGAGCAAATATTTTTCGGCAACTGATCCATTTCGTCAAGCTGGAATCAAAATCCACCATTATTAAAACGAATTCGTTCCATCCCACCGGAACTTACCGTGAAGTTGAAAACCACGTCCAATTTCCCACGTAGCGAACTGGCTGCCATCGACACGAATGACTTCGAGTTGTCTGACGAACTTGGCTCATCCGGGGTTCCGTCCGGAGAAGACAGACATAGCCGGCAACTGTTTTGCAACTCCACCAATGTCGTCATGTTTCAATTAACATTGAAATAAACTGACACTTTAACGGATAAACTAGTTAAATTTGCAATTAACTTTAATTAAAATAACACTAATCGTACAGAAAAGACGAGAGGACTTTCACTCTTCATGTTTTGAGCAGTTTTGCTTTGATTTGGATTTTCTTTATTTTCGTTCGATGACGTTTGGGTCCGCAGTGTTGAAAAATCTCGCATATCATTCAAAAGTGACCTGCTTGGTGACCTGCTTTCACGCAGCAAAACGCGTTGGCAATttaatgagcctctgtacgaattcgccctgtcctgctcactcccacagaacattAAAAACAGTCCGCTCAGTAAAAgccaaatttgacttttactatGCGCGCTGTTATTATTATCTGTAACATGTAGAATACAATTTTATCTGTAAACAATCAATGCCATAATACCACGGGGGTGCTACGGtggtctgattttgttgccgcttatcatgcgcaaccagtgctcactaataccaacattcactcaatacagcagcgagagaaaataagg contains the following coding sequences:
- the LOC109623143 gene encoding transcription factor grauzone, translated to MTTLVELQNSCRLCLSSPDGTPDEPSSSDNSKSFVSMAASSLRGKLDVVFNFTLDEMDQLPKNICSRCCSIVGEFYEFSEKVQQNQSYLRMLTGECSGDVKRDPDQWSAGEAKSEIIEMVKVEPDLENDEGGGSVGGWEDGEKDDLDEEASGASGNEESEEDVDSEIEEEQVVTRTKRKYTRRAPLKPKKTKPDGGLDPSKEYRSKPREKIEEENRKILEYFKFICEICQLPTETFIELRRHFRDEHNQKGYHRCCNKKLFKRCHLLEHIQVHLNPHLYGCDLCSKNFSSKEYLQLHNMQCHAEQVERPYKCDKCPKSFIQKGQLTSHLGRHLMFQCSKCDKVLAGKGSLSAHMVNMHSDEGKLICDTCGREFKTKQCFDNHVRKHLGMSEDTSVACEICHVVLQNKTTLKKHIIAKHTQTDEVFICEICNKQAPNKFALESHKRKVHCAEKYQCEFCEKRFKNPITLKEHRASHTGEILYNCPFCATTFNSKANMYAHRKKAHPYEWAQEKMGRNKTQAPPQPQME